TGTTTTACGGTATTGCTGAACAATGAGTCATCAGGTCAACCAATGAGAGAGCTGCCTGACAGACTGAAGTATGAGTGGCTTTGCTTCACGCCTCATAATGGTCTCATTGACTTCTCTAACAGCAGAGTAGGACGTTTTGAGATCCTTCCCTTAGTAGAAGTAGGCTACTAATATCACACTTAAAAAAGTGCATTCACAATGTTATTTATgtaaaagtatgtaagtatAATCAGGAAATCGTACCTAAGGCATTAAACGTAAGAGTTCTTAATGCAGAAAAAGGTGTGGCTATTCCAGACCAGTATATAAATGGATTACTAATTACACCATAAATAAATCAGATTCACCATGTTGACAAGAAGAAATTGAAACCATTGAAACCATTTTTCTTTCATGACAACTCTGCTCTAGTCAAACTCCTCATATGTATTTAACATCCTTTTAACTATcagatacatgtagtggagtaaaaagtaaaatattCCCCTCTGAAATGTGGTAGAGTAGAGATAAAAAGAAGcatgaaaagaaaatactcaagtaaagtacaagaacATAACCAATAGTACGTgaatacagtacttgagtaaatggaATTAGTTTAATTCCACCTCAGCTTTCTACAGGTGTTTGTTTCAACGACGTGTATTGTGACTATTTAAACAATAGTGATACGTTGGTGGTACATACTTTGAGACAAAAGATGATGAAAATCTACTCAACCAGGAAACATAATGTTACTCATCGTTGCACAACAAAGCAGCAGTCATATGTTCAGTAAATCAGAGTGTCACTTTAGCTTGAAGAGCCAGTTGCAATTTACAGCAGAGGCGTCCGAGGATTACCGTGAAGATCTAACTACATACTTCTTATGTCTATCATCAGCTTCTCTCAAATGTGGTCCAACATGTTATCCAAAATGTATACTTTTATTTTTGCACAACACTGTATTTACTCAAGAACTATATTTAGGTTCAATCTTGAGGACGATTTTTTCAAATGTTCTGCTCCTTTGTACTTCTAGTCCATTACATTCAAGAGCGAAATATTGTACTGCATTTTATTTGATAtctttactttgcagatttaaaTGTTATAAAAGAAGGAAAAGCACAAATAATTTCACATTTGAGAAGCTAGAAACCACGAGGAAATGCCACTTTTGTGTCAAAGTTACTGAAATGAATCATCAATATGAATCAATGTGACTTATTGTTCCGATTTACTCAGATTACTTTGATTCAAGAGAATTTAAAGAAGTCAAATGTATTGTGTCCGTATTTCTTTAAAGCCTCTAATTCTTTCTTTAGGATTAAGCCTTTACATACCCATAACATCTGAATGtatcaaaacatttaaataactatacaaataaataatgacAGGGGCAACACACTATTTAATTGtgaacagtcacattaaagtgCTTTCACCATATATCCGATTCTTTCTAACCCATTTTTAGACAGTTTCCACTTTTTTCTCAGCCTAGATTTGCACAATATTGCATGTAAAAGGAGCTCAAATAAACATTTCTGTATTTAAAACTTTTTCAAGCCGTTCCGTTTGGTTTTTGAAGAGCTTAGAACCTAAACAACTCCTCATGTTCATACATATATTAAATCGAGCTTTAAGAGAGAGGAACAAATACCGCTTTTGAGGATCTTGATGGCGACATTGATGTGGTTTTTCCAGCGCCCCCGGTAGACGTCAGCGAAGTATCCGCTGCCCAGCTCCTCCAACAGCGTGAACTCGTCTTTCGGGAGCTCCCACTCATCCACCGTAAAGTGACTCAGATCTGTGGTAGGAGGCTTTTTCTGATGAGggaaacacacatgcacgcaatTGTTGGTCATAAAGGGGACATCAATACAGATTAGAAATGCTAGACAATGCATGAAAGCTAAAGTTTAAAGTATATTAGATCTGTTTCAATCTATCATTCAATAATGGAAATGTGAAATATGTAAAGTACGGTTTATCTCTAACGTTTGGAGCGGCTGTGTTTTCTTTTTGGACAATCACTTTCTGTACTAATTGTTTGGtctttaaaatgtaataaaatagtGAAATATGATCCAATTAATTTCTGTTATCCCCTCAGAAACCAACATTTATTTAGTTTATTATCATGTTGGACAAAAGCAACAAGTAAATCCTCCGACTCATAGCTTCTGATACACAATGTGTTAACAATGCACCTTCATGGCAGGATAGGTCTATTTTTCCAAGTCTGTTTTAAAACAGGACAGGTCTTTATTtttacattatgaatgtaaacaAAGAGTGATTCTGTGCTGAGAATATCCATCACTAAGATTCCTATAGAGCTTTAATCGATTTGAAAATTCCTGCTGAGGGGTCGCGAGTTATTAACTAAAGCATTATTCAAGGTCCTCTTGATTATGAGTATTTCCATTCACTGCTACTTATACCCTTTACTTGCATTTGTCATGATTACTTTGACTTTTGTTAATTTAGTTGTATTTTGATGCTTATATGTTTGTTCTTTCACGTCCTTATAACAGTGCATTTCTAACTGGGTTTGACATATCTCTGGGATTATAGTTGGCTTCCTGCCAACTTCTGCATATTTGTTGCATGATTTCCTTTTGTGAATTGCGCATTGAGGCTCGATTGCAACAACATAACACACCTCCACTCAAAAGAAGTACAACAGCTGTACTTAAGTTTGAACTGTGTCCACACTTCTTGTTTTCTCATATGCAGAAGAAAAAAGGAACAATAAAGATAGAGAGATAGCCTCCTACCCTCTTGCAGGGGTTTCCCAGCGTGCCGGTGTTGGTCAGGTCGTTGGCGCAGTAGTGCTCCACCAAGTCGATCAGAGAGGTGACCTGGTGGTTGTGCTCGATGTAGAAATTATTCTCATTTTCTGTGTGcaccttgaaatgcttcaccCGAAAGCTCACTTTCACTGCAGAAAGATtcacagacatacagacagtcAGAGAAAAGCAGAGGTCATTAGAAAAGTACAACACAAAGTCCTTAGCCTCACTTACATTTTCCTCACTTGGATTTATCTTAATATTGGTTAATAGATCTATAAgcaagcccgccttaacctgcttttgtaggccccctatataaacaacaaatcaaagtcatgtatacagtagcctcggcaggctctgtgatcgcacttctccactctgctctacgcgcgcctggtcctctcctccagatgagtgacgtatcgggcctccctcatgtatctgtccggttgccgttggctccctcacgtagcaagtcctcgtcgtcctctcatctcctccaacagataacgtccctcctgtctgtttttcctctcccgctactcgatcgctatcagaaccagacggcctacttggctccgaggccccgcggccgccaccgctgccgctcggtacagaactcatgccttcctcctcatcctgacCTACAGCTTTAAAATAACCTGGaagcttcggcattttttgtaatagctgcttgtctcgaaactccttttccctcaacaatttccttttccgagcgccactctcaaactttttcttctccgacattttctcctaaacaaccttcatctgtcactcaatcacttgcAATTTTGTCAAAAAGTCagatgtgaaacatattctcattctgattggctgttaagtggtgtcgtcatttttgagaaaaatctctggaatccatcgatctgattgattagcggagcaaatgatcaaaatggagggaagatattttcgtttggattactggtctgggggaagctcacgagtgtgtgtgtgtgtgtgtgtgtgtgtgtgtgtgtgtgtgtgtgtgtgtgtgtgtgtgtgtgtgtgtgtgtgtgtgtgtgcgcatacgcgtgtgtgtttgtgtatttttgcgtttgtgtgtaggcctattgtgtttgtttcccggggaaaacactcaagagaaacaccggctgttgttatgccgaagcttcaaagttgtatttatcatctgaatttgccgaaacaagtttaatatcctgaaagccaagactttgtttatttgaaaccagatgaaaacaaactgtaacggaccctgccgtgttatctatgattactatacgccttacattcataatgtcagcggagggaggggaacagcagaacagcagagtggtgagtgagagctgtcttcttccctttacaagcttcaaaaatgtatttatcgtgtgattttggaaataaaagtttcatattctgaaagccaagactttgtttatttaacatttaaaaaaaacatccgaaacaaaaaaaaatttttttttatttgaaatgttgtatttgttttggctgatgataggcccctgatctccgcaggcccctgggcttcagcccaggtcagcccgtgcattaaggcggccctgtctATACGTACTAAGCTGCTTCAAAAAAAGCACCAAAACAGCATCTGAGATGTCCCACAGACATGTATCACAGAACATCCTGGGAACTATTTTAGATGTTCAATGATTGGTCAGGGCATATACACATGCTGAAATGCTTCATAACAGATACAAAAACAGAGTTTCCGCAAAAGATTTCAAAGAAATGTAAAATAGAAAGCAAGCTGATATTGTATTGCAGTTTCATTCCGAGTTGTGTGTTACAGGTTTGGCTGTTGTAGCTCTGGTATACGCGTTGTAGGTCATGTTGAAAGGTATGAATTAGTACCCTGCATGATATGAAGGAAACAAATAAATACTGACATTTTCTGTGGTTACGGTTGTGCTGTTGCTCTTTGAAAGGTAATCAGTGAAGGTATATACGGACGGGCATTTAGCAGGAAGGAAGAACATACAGTCAGAGGTATAATGTGACTGAGCTTTGTCAATTCTGGCAGGGttcacatttattttacatactTGTATGTACGTGTTCGTGTACAAGGGCATACTGGTGCACTTGAGATTAGTGTTTTTTCATTCATGTGTTGCTAGTGTCACGTCTAATTTTTCcggaatatatatttatttatctataaACATAGACAGTATTTGATTCAGTATGTGTAAAACTCTTATCTTAGGTTGCTAGTTCTTTCCTTCACAAACTACCACATCCTAAGGCAGAGTGCTATCATTATGCTTTACACATTTCAGAATCTTTACAGCAATCCAACAGCAAAGTGACACTGAAGATGAAAGACAACAATAAAATAAGTAGGCTTGGGTATTAAATCATAAAGGCAAACACACTtgtaatacaataaaataagtaGCAGCAAAATAAAGTAAGTGAACAAGAGGCCAGTAACAATATTAAATAGTAAGTGATATTGCACAAAAGCAGTTTGTATCTCACTCTCGTTTTTCTAAACTGAAGCGAAACTCTCTCCTTCCTCACTcgattttaaaggtcccatgtcatgcttttccggttattacccgtccccttgtgtgttatgaaggtttttatgcaggagctccaacaagccgtttaggacagggagtgaatacacatagagatgctgtatgagaaaccaatgtgagtttggaaaattgctcaatataaatctattctagtcgacctcaacaatggaattatgatcagtagcaatggccatgacatgggacctttaacacatTACCTCTATCAATATTATAACAACATTTTAGGGTTGACTATTGGCACTTCCATTAAATATTAACACAATACCATTTTGGAGAAACAATTAGTAATGTTGATATGATCAGCCTTTAAAAACCAAGAAAACACAACACTTATATTACAATATCCATAATCTACCATGATATCTAATCTCATATCACGatatccatatatatatatataaggttGTTATATTGCCTAGCCCTAGTGGCACGACACACGACATCTCGTTCCCATTTCGCCACTCTCCTTCTTGTCTCACCTGACAGAACATATCCCACGTGGTCTTTCTCGCTGTGCCGGATGAGGAAAGCTCCCGAGTCATTTCCTGTTCCCATCAGGTGGCTCTGAGCCTCAATGCGGTTCATTGTCCCGAAAAACCACCTGGATCGTGACAGAGAGCCATGAATACAAGTCAAAAATAGGAAGTGGTCATCAAATGGTAACTCTTTGATtatcataaataaaataatggtTGCATGTCCATCCATACAAAGAgatttaaaaatgaaataaattcGACAtgaaatgataataaatacataatcatAGTTTTTAACATATTAAAACCAGCAACTCTGTAATTTAGTTTGAGGCCACAGCAGCTGTGGACATGTGGGAAAAACTCAAAGTACTCACAACTCAAAGTACACACTTCCACTTTGAAGCAATAAACAGAGAGATAGAGACAAAACAAGAAGTGGTGCGGCTTCACTGCTTAGACTAGACACTGACATTATGAAAGGTGTTATTGACATGCTCACAGTGTGACTCACAACACAGGGTACAGAGGTATGTGTGAAACTTCTCCTGATACTCCTTATATTAAGTTGTCATTCTATAAAAGCTCACTTGGTGTTCATGATGGCATGATTATGGAAAAGTAGCCGATTTTAATCATTTACGCCAAACCAAAAATAGGAATTGTGATGACAAACTATTTTTGTGAATGAAGTTTAATGAAGCTTTCGCTCTTTTAACATATcttctgtgaataaataaagaAGTGTTTTACATTTCAATTATAATAAAGGTGGTAACTAAAATGCCATGTAAAAATGTATCTTTTCATGGTGCATTCAAAaccttattaaaaaaaaagaagtttccCCCTTGTGAGGTTGTGATTGAGAACAGGTTATATCGCTCACGGTATTGCTCAACGATTATCGTCATTGTGACTGCGTCATCACTGCACCTCTAATAGGCCAAAGTACCTTTCTTAATAATATGTTGGATTCATGTAACTGTAATGTATTTAATATCAAATATTAATAAGGGATACAAAATTAATTCCAAAAATGATTTAGCTCGCCTCTCTGACTCCAAAGACTTGAAAGCCTCGTGTTCAGGTCCCATGATTTAGATTTTAGGAGGTAAAAAATCTATGTACAAGTATAGTCAACCTAATTTTATGATCAAGATCAAGCAAGAGTATTTTGCAGTGATTTTAATTCATAAAATGAAAGTGTAGAGAAGATTGAAGCCACACTCACTTGATAATGTAATAATTGATAATACCTTATATCTATTAAGAAAATGCTCAATCATTTATTATTGATTGGTTTATACAGGGTCACACCTGTACACCTTGTAGAGAACTacattaaaaactacagtcaagATACCCTGAACTCTATTTGGTATTGTTAATATCACAGATTTATTTGTGCTACTATAGGTCAGATTATTTTATCAGTGCAGTATGCTGATGGTGTGAAGAACTTGATGCATTTATACGATGTGCATCTTGTGATTTACTTGTCAACACCTTGTGCAGCGTGTTAATAACTTGTCAGCACCTCAAAACTCAAAacctttgacccagtttatttATGTGTATTCAAATGACCTAGATAAATAGTTGATGGTCCGTTTCTGTATTTTGCCACCACCACTCACGGTTGCGTTTGCAGAGACTCGGCCCGGTCCAGGTAGTTTTTGGGCACGACCCCGGTGTCGAGCACGCGCCCGTTCTTATCGATCCTGCGCGCGGTCCACCAGTCCCCCGTGCGGCTGATGACGCTGAACAGATCCCCCTCCTGGAAGGACAGCTCGTCCGGGTGCCGAGACTCAAACGACCACAGCGCTCGAAACATAGAGCCGCTCCCATACCCCGGGGCCGGGCTCGGTGGGCTTGACCCTCCGGTACCGTCACTGCTGCTGCCCCCCACCCCTCCGGTACCGTCCATactgctcccccccccctcctccttccCCACCActactccctcctcctcctccttctgctCCAGGAGGAGGCTTCTTGTCGCGGAAAATCCTCTGCCATAGT
This Pseudochaenichthys georgianus chromosome 7, fPseGeo1.2, whole genome shotgun sequence DNA region includes the following protein-coding sequences:
- the ptk6b gene encoding protein-tyrosine kinase 6b yields the protein MGECLRKACPCLETLWQRIFRDKKPPPGAEGGGGGSSGGEGGGGGEHSSDGTGGSSPPSPAPGYGSGSMFRALWSFESRHPDELSFQEGDLFSVISRTGDWWTARRIDKNGRVLDTGVVPKNYLDRAESLQTQPWFFGTMNRIEAQSHLMGTGNDSGAFLIRHSEKDHVGYVLSVKVSFRVKHFKVHTENENNFYIEHNHQVTSLIDLVEHYCANDLTNTGTLGNPCKRKKPPTTDLSHFTVDEWELPKDEFTLLEELGSGYFADVYRGRWKNHINVAIKILKSDSEMNHREFHREVQILKSLRHRHLISLFATCTASAPYYIITELMEKGSLLNFLRGPEGHNQDLAALIDMGAQVADGMSYLEKKNSIHRDLAARNVLVGEDYICKVADFGLARVIKEPFYITEDKKIPYKWSAPEAISHGKFSNKSDVWSFGVLLYEIITYGGTPYPAFNNQEVYEQVSNGYRMSEPSNCPNLLYQIMLQCWSFEPDDRPDFKTVKTKLDSSFYELE